Part of the Gemmatimonadota bacterium genome is shown below.
ACCTGTACACGGTCGCCTTCGAGTTTCAGAGCTATAATGAAATGGTCTCCGCCACGTTTCAGCCGGTGATTCGGGTCATAGGGCAGGAAACCCAGGTCCAGGGGACCAAGCAGTACGGGGCCGTTCTTCAGGTTAGCTTTTAATGCTTCAAGAGCCGATTCAACATCGTCACCCTCCCACTGTGTACACGTCCAACCCAGAATGCTGAGCGCACGGGACATCCCGCTGTTAGGATTCAGGTCGGCGTGGCTAGGGAAGAACAGTGGAGTATCAAACTGCAGGAACAGCTCGCCGAACGGCATACCCGTCATGCATTCCAACAGGCCGGGTTCCGGAAGATCGGCCATGCCGGCGTGCTGCAGACACATGTGAAGGCTGTTGCTGTAACAGTAATGGCTGTTCCCGGTATAAGCGATGTGCATTTGCTGATCCTCTCGTCAAATATCGCAATGGATCGAATAAACCCTCATTGTTTAAATGGGATTCATCCAGACCAATATACTATATATTTGTTTAGTATATGTCAAGAAATACGAGAGGAAACTTCCAGGTTTTTGCAGAAAAACATTCAGGGTATTCCGAGCGTCCTACCGATCCTGTCCACCACGTCGTCGATCCTTTCCAGGTACCGCATCGCCGCCTTGTAGGTGGGCATGAGTACCCGCTGCTCATCCACCTCGCCATCCAGGTACTGGTCGGCCATCCAGAGATAGATGGAGAGTTCGTAGATCGTCCATTCAGGATCTTTCGGGGTGTTGCCGTATCCTTCATAGAAAGCGGCCGGTGTGGGGCCGATCGGCTTCAACCGGAAGATCTCCAGCCTGGCCAGGTCCCAGGTCGGATCGCCGGACCAGGCGTACTCCCAGTCGAGCCAGGCGGAACACCTCCAGTGGCCGGTTTCCTCGTGAACCAGCACGTTCCAGGGATGGGGATCGTTGTGCAGCAGGACCAGGGGTCTTTCGTTCAGCAGGGGTACCGTTTGCTTCAGTACCCGCTTCATCGACGACAGTTCGAAACGAAGTCCCGGGTCCCGCTTCAGCAGGCTCTCCGCATGCCGCACGGCCTGGTGGTAGTGAAAGTCACCCCAGGTTCCTTCGTCAAAAGGCTGAATGCGTTCTCCGACGATCAATCCCGGGCAGCGATCGGAAAGCTGGATGGCGTGCACTTTTCGTAACGCGGCGCCGACAGCCCGCCAGGCCTGAGCGCGCTGTCCATCGGTCAGGTTATCGACAACGTTCCCCAGAAGGGATCCGGGTTTGAATTCCATCAGCACGGCGCATCCGTCTTCATCATCGTGATGCGCGACAATGGCCGGCACGGGTACGCCATGCTTCGATAACAAATCGTGCAAATAAAGTTCTTTTTCGACCCTTTGCAGGTCGTCATCTGTAGCGTAAGGCCATTCGTATTCGCGGAGGATGTAGCGTGTGTCGTCCCGGAGTTTTACGAGGGACGTTCGATTGGTCACGCCGGTATTGAGCGGCTCGACAGATCGGATGGGATTACGGCTTTGCCCGGCTTCGGCGAGTAGTCTTGGAAGGAATGCAGGAAGCTGGGACATGAGGTATGCACGCTTTCAGTTCGATCGGTTTAGCACGCGTACTTCAGTCTTCAATCGTTCTCCCAGCCGATCCCTTTGCAACTCCAGGTCATAGTGGGTCTGCAGATTCAGCCAGAATCGATCCGTAGTTCCGAAATAGCGAGCCAGTCGTAAAGCGGTGTCGGCCGAAATGGCGCGTTTGCCGTGCACGATCTCGTTTATGCGGCGCGGGGGAACTGAAATATCCACGGCAACACGGTACTGACTCAGACCTAGTGGTTCGAGAAACTCTTCCTTGAGGATCTCTCCGGGATGAATCGGAGGCATAATAGCAGCAGGCATGTGAAACTCCTGGTGGTAGTCTACAAGTTCGTCCACAAAAACGGTCTTTGAACGATAGGATCATGCCAATACTATAGTAACGTTATGTGAATCCTTTAAACACTGTTTCCTCATCGGTCCAGACGCCAACACAACAGCCATCTGGTTTATATCCGGGGACACCACGCCATGCCCAACGATCACGAACTGCGGTTCGCCGCCGACGACTACCAGTCGGCCGACAACCGGGATTTCACCACGGACGCCATCCACGGAGGCTACCACGGCACGTCGTCCGCGGTGCCGATTTACCAGGGGAACACCAATTACCGCGAGGGTTACGAAGGGACGAACTCCTACGGCCGCGGGCTGGACAAGGCGGGCGGTCCCACCAGCGGTGCGCTTGAAGAACAGGTGAGGATCCTCGAAGGCGCGGAGTGGGCGCAGGCGACCTCGTGCGGCATGTCGGCGGTCAGCCAGACGTTGTTCGGCCTGCTTCGGAGCGGCGACCGGGCGGTCTGCCACGAGACCGTGTACGCCGGTACCCACATGTTGTTCCAG
Proteins encoded:
- a CDS encoding aminoglycoside phosphotransferase family protein, producing MSQLPAFLPRLLAEAGQSRNPIRSVEPLNTGVTNRTSLVKLRDDTRYILREYEWPYATDDDLQRVEKELYLHDLLSKHGVPVPAIVAHHDDEDGCAVLMEFKPGSLLGNVVDNLTDGQRAQAWRAVGAALRKVHAIQLSDRCPGLIVGERIQPFDEGTWGDFHYHQAVRHAESLLKRDPGLRFELSSMKRVLKQTVPLLNERPLVLLHNDPHPWNVLVHEETGHWRCSAWLDWEYAWSGDPTWDLARLEIFRLKPIGPTPAAFYEGYGNTPKDPEWTIYELSIYLWMADQYLDGEVDEQRVLMPTYKAAMRYLERIDDVVDRIGRTLGIP
- a CDS encoding HigA family addiction module antidote protein — protein: MPAAIMPPIHPGEILKEEFLEPLGLSQYRVAVDISVPPRRINEIVHGKRAISADTALRLARYFGTTDRFWLNLQTHYDLELQRDRLGERLKTEVRVLNRSN